One window from the genome of Streptococcus parasanguinis encodes:
- the rpmG gene encoding 50S ribosomal protein L33 — protein MALKKASLACTVCGSRNYSIKLSGTPKPTRLEVNKFCKHCSKYTIHKETR, from the coding sequence ATGGCATTAAAAAAAGCAAGTCTAGCGTGTACGGTTTGTGGGTCACGCAATTACTCCATTAAGTTGAGTGGGACGCCAAAACCAACACGTCTAGAAGTCAATAAATTCTGCAAGCATTGCAGCAAGTATACCATCCATAAAGAAACACGATAG
- the secE gene encoding preprotein translocase subunit SecE, with product MKFIKDIFVLLKDTTWPNRKERWKNFISVIEYTAFFVALIYLFDKVIARGLLHMINFF from the coding sequence GTGAAATTCATTAAAGATATTTTCGTCTTACTAAAAGATACAACTTGGCCAAATCGCAAGGAAAGATGGAAAAACTTTATCTCAGTGATTGAGTACACCGCTTTCTTTGTTGCATTGATTTATTTGTTCGACAAAGTCATTGCACGTGGCCTATTGCACATGATCAATTTCTTTTAA
- the nusG gene encoding transcription termination/antitermination protein NusG → MDSFDKGWFVLQTYSGYENKVKENLLQRAQTYNMLENILRVEIPTQTVQVEKNGKTKEIEENRFPGYVLVEMVMTDEAWFVVRNTPNVTGFVGSHGNRSKPTPLLEEEIRSILLSMGQTVQEFDLDVKVGDTVRIIDGAFTDYTGKITEIDNNKVKMIISMFGNDTVAEVNLNQIAEL, encoded by the coding sequence ATGGACAGTTTTGATAAAGGCTGGTTTGTACTACAAACCTATTCAGGATATGAAAATAAGGTAAAAGAGAATCTTTTGCAACGTGCGCAAACTTACAATATGTTAGAAAACATCTTGCGCGTAGAGATTCCAACTCAAACCGTACAAGTTGAGAAAAACGGTAAAACAAAAGAAATCGAAGAAAACCGCTTCCCAGGTTATGTCTTGGTAGAAATGGTCATGACAGATGAAGCTTGGTTTGTCGTTCGGAATACACCGAACGTTACTGGTTTCGTTGGATCACACGGGAACCGTTCAAAACCAACTCCATTGTTGGAAGAAGAGATCCGCAGCATCTTGCTCTCTATGGGTCAAACCGTTCAAGAGTTTGATTTGGATGTCAAGGTGGGCGACACAGTTCGCATCATCGACGGTGCCTTCACAGACTATACTGGTAAGATCACTGAAATTGATAACAACAAGGTGAAAATGATCATTTCTATGTTCGGTAACGATACAGTTGCAGAAGTGAATTTGAACCAAATTGCTGAATTGTAA